The DNA region AACCCACTCCCATGCAGAAGGAGAAATCCCGATTGACTTTGAAGACCATTTTAAATGAGTAGATATCAAACATCACAACCACATTATTGGAGCCGTTATACCGTGCACTGCTTGCAATTTCTTGTctcaagggttagggtcctCATATCTGTGCCAAGCCAATTCAGGGGGTTCAGGGGGCCATAATGAGGGACAACGAATCCATCCACCAGATCGTACAGATATAGTGGGAAGCACAGGCACAAACAGCACAGCGGCGCTGAATAAAAGCATGTTGGGGTTTGACTTTTGGATTTAGCTAAAGAGCTGGCTGGACTGAAAGGCAGAAACCACCTGAAGTTAGGTATTGCCTGACTAGGATagttcttcccggtcaagggaaatgtattgccggttttggacttgggtggggtgtgtagttcggagcagcactgcctcttccaccctacccccctgtcaattcagcttggaaaaatTGTGTTTGATTccaaaatgtccaaattaaccagcttaagttcgaataaCGAATTTGCAAGTCGAGGTAAAGGCAAAGTTGAATTGTCATATAAACCAtcatactgcttgtcttaactacagttccatttcatatttacatacctacctaggctTCTTTATCACTTCCTCTCAACAAATTAGCACttatggcgtcatacctccctagttcccttggcatcagctgccgctttcacaggcttagttactgcagtcaaatcatcttgggagcctcgcggctgctaaaggaaaccagatcaaataaagtttgttgtggcgcttggaactacgtcaagccaactagcccgatctcgagttattcgagtgggccaaatgacgtctctaccaagtgttctagagccaCCTATCTTCATGACGAAACAGGGTACTCGaagtgatgaaagaggcgggatccagaaggatctagagtattgtaacgggctataaattaatggggacccccagacccctcctgtgtcacactatgatagaaaaaaaagagagagaaaaagaatgagagatcagctcaGCTTTCTGTCGTGAACTTCATAGTTAGGACGCGCCCTGAAGAACACGATTCCAATGTTCAAACTTTCTCCACACGAGCCATTCTACTCCCTGTTGTTCGAGTGTGCCATAACTATATGACGTCGCTACAAAGCATTCTGGAGCCACCTGTCTTCAGGACGAAACAGAGTACTCGAattgatgaaagaggcgggatctagaaggatctagagtatcatgacgggctataaattaatggagacccccagacccctcctgcgACACGCTATGATAGAAAAATAGAGAAAGAGAttgaatgagagatcagctaAGCTGTGTGCGGCTAACTTGCAAGCCCAGTCATCTGATCTCCGACACCTTCTctcttagctgcagctcctgccgatgcatctgctctgcctcctcatacttcccttggctatcaagcacactcgcaaggttgctCATGCTACtgagcgtgtcgggatgctccttgcccaacaccttctcccttagctgcagcgcctgccgatgcatctgctcggcctccttatACTTCCCTAAACTGCGAAAGCTCTCACCCACTTTGGAAAGAAGACCTGTTGtcgcttcctcgtcatctgttCTCTTCCGTAGTTGAAGAGCATGTTGCGTATGAGGAAGATACCTTATCCACTCTTCTCGGTTTTCGTGTTTAGGCCAAGGGAATATATCGTCAAGCCGTTCTAACACTTTGGCTGTCCATTCCTGtcgctctccctttccatctaACCAGCTCAGCATCGATATCTGAACTAGCCGATGGATATCGTAGCTATCCGACTCATTCTGTTGGGAGATAAATGCATACGCCTTCAGGGTCCCGATTGCTTCAACAGTCTCTAGCGtccccgccggcggcaacaggGAGTGCGGAATATCCTTCCCGGCTAGAAAGCACAGAAATCTGAGGCAGTCAGCCGCCAGCGCGTCGTGATCTGAGATTTGCTGGAACGAAATCAGCCAAGTTGTGGCGACAGCATTTTGAATGTTCTTATATCGGTGtcggtcgtcaaagtgaCTACTTAACAACTTAACCATATTCTCATCACTGGACTTGCATAGCTTGAGGTACCGCGCAGTCGAgatctgctccttggccatATAAGCAGACGCTTGCCGTATTgccagagggaggttagTAAGAAACTCTAGCAACGCACTGTTGCTTCTTGTGTCGCTCATCTGAGAACCTTTCAGGTTTTTCCCTAATAGCTTAAGGGCCTCGTCTTTGCtcatttcttcaactgcGATAATATGATTTTCAGACTCGACCAGCCTTAATCCAAGTTTGTGGTTTCGGGTTGTGAAAAGAATAGATCCTTTCCGGCTGAATGGAAGATAGTCGGTAAGGGCGGTATCCCCAAAGAGTAGCTTttcatcgtcggcgttgtCGATGATCAAAAGCCAGTTACCCATACTCTCGCGGCCCAATACGGACTTAATAAGTGCCTTGAcatctgctttttcttcgtcgatTCCCGGTACCTTAAGCTGCTGGCCGATAGCGCGGTATGCATTCTCGAAAGCGGTGGCATCCACAGCGGGAACCCAAAAGACCGAGCATTCCGGCTGCACGTCGCGAATGCGATAAGCGGTCTCCAGCGCGATCTGCgtctttccaaccccccccagaCCTTCGATGGCGGTCCGTTGGCAgtcatcttcgtctccaCTAGGAAGAACCCTCTTTAGAAGATCTTCGAGAATTGATTCACGCCCGACGAATTCCTTATTACGTCCGAACCGGACGATCCAGTGTCCCTTCACGATAGCTTCACTATGTTAGTACTATTCTGGCCGTATCAGCCCACCCAGGAGATGATCAGCTTACAGTTCTCCCGCCGTTTCAAAACATCCGATGCGTTTCCCGCGAATTGCTGGACCGCATCTTTAACTAGTTTGAAGTTGGGGCATTCTGGACCCTTAAATTTATTCATCCCTGAATGGGTCGCATCCAGGCCTCGGCGAGGGAAACCATGCAGGCAGGCCGAAGACTCCGTCACAAGCTATCAAAGTCAGTTAAATATCACGAACGGGGTAAATAACGTACAATTTTGCGGGTAATACCTATTGATAGGCGATTCGCCCACTCCGACGGTAGAATGCGTTTTAGTATCTTCGTCTTCCTGGTCTCGAAAAAGCAATTCAGGGGTAGTCGCACTGCCTCAGCATTAGCGATCTCGGCGAACTTCTGAACGCGCTGGCGGACGAAGTCGTGTTTCTGCTCAAGGTCTTTTATGAGTTGGTCAGAGGCCTGCTTTCCCATAATGCCGgcaaccagcacctgccacTGAGCCTGCTTCGCAGCATCACTACCGTGGAATGGAGTGGCGAGAAACACGATGCCGACAGTGGAAATCAGGATATGTCTATAGGCGCTGCCTTCCTGGGCAGCTCGGTTAATCACCTGGGGAGGTTAACCGCTGCCCGCCGTATATGATCTAGGGACATACCTCGGCCAGAAtaagccctccaaaacaagaggCGACGAAGATAATCGGTCGCGTTTGCGAACCACGGCCTTCGGCGATAAGACCGAGTAGCGTATCGGCATGGCCGAGCAGCGTCTGCACGGGTGCATTTGCGAAGTAGTTTGCATTCCAGTCGTACGTATATATGCAGGCCTTTGGTAGGgctgccggcagcatgtCGGCGTCCGACAGCCAgttcacaaccccatccccatttcttttcttaaaCTCCCATGTCCGCGGCGACTCGGTGCCCAATCCGTGGATTGCGATAATACTGTCCGGTTAGACGTGCCTCTATGCGTTCGACCGGGTGGAACTTACTCAATCGTCGGGTCGTCGGGAGCGTCGTCGACTGGGACGATCCGGCGGAGTCCCCTGCAAGCCTAAGGATGGAGTGCCGGTAGTTAGCTTCGGTCGCCGCTTCTTATATAGAGAGCGATCTCACCTCTGTCGTGGTCATCCTGGGAATATTTTGAAAAGCGGGGCTCGTATTGCGCACCAGGCTGGTAAGGGTCAGCTTCAATCGCGGCGGTGACTATGTTAAGGTCGCCGTAAGAACGAaagtgatggagagaggagtaTTTAGACTTAGCGAGACCTATAATGAGGCGCTGTTCGGCCTTTGTATGCGTGTCACACGTCAAAcgaccaaccaaccacatcACGGCCCAACCGCTATCGAGAACCAATGGTTGGAAGTAAGGCAGGCAATCAAGTGCCTCGCGGTTATCAAAAGAATAGTATTGGACACGGAGTATAtcgaaggacttggcagcgggcTGAGATCGTCTAATGCTTACCGCCCAAAGCGCCAGAAGCGCCATATCCAACTACTTTAAGCCATGGTCCCGACATTACCTCTGATGCGACGCACCTGGGCAAGTATTCACAGCACCCATCAAAAATCGCGGACGATCAAACCGTCGTGTCGTGTCCTTGTCTCTCGACGCTCCAAGCGAGTCAAGACGAACGGCGGAGAAATCGAAACTGAGGGATAACGTATGGCAATAGGATTAAGCATCCCGCAGTCACGGCCGGCTAGTTTAGCTAACAGAGTGCGCATAGTGAGCCCCGTGTGTTTTCCGGCTCCGGAAAGCAGGCGACGTGCCGACTCGTCCCGTCCCGACAATTACCCTCCGTCGCCCCCGTCCGCGTTCCACATGGCTCCGCCACGTCCCCCGCCCAGGCCGGTACGctagcagcaccaccgcagTGCAAGTGTGCGTACTCTCTGACAATAGTATTTATAGTCAAAACAGAAGTGTTTGGGAAACGACAAGAGGAAATCACCGCGGATGGCTTGCCGGCTGCTTATCGCTACCACGAGGCCCCTAGAAAGCGCGTCGTCGGTAACCCAGCTAACGATATACTGGCTTTCTTAAGGACGGAACTGTCTCTCGGCGGTCTGGCCGACATGCTCAAGCATCTCTGGTTTACTGGCGCAGAGCCGCCTTGGGTTTCCTCTACACATACGTCTGTCTCATATCATGTGAGACCGACTTCCACATCGCCAACGAAACACGCCTCCTGCCTCGAAATGAAGACGACTCGCCAATCAAATGGGCAGACTGGAAGGCCTTGGCCAGGGAACTCCTCCAAGTGCACGAACGCGACCCAGATGTGGTCCACCCACGCTttctgtgacaagggctgtgATAGCAGAGCTTGGaactcatggttcaattcaggctaataatcttcaatggcctcgaagagcgtgaagaggaagaagaaggtctaggaatacaaacagatctcaAAGACGCttatttatccatcgtcaggtggttcgtgcccagtggcctcaggccgctgccaagtccctcaatatctcaggttgaccaatatcatcttcttaataaccgcgaagcctgtgattatctgcctcactttgaccACTGGCTCACAGCGTGCAGTTAtatgacgaacccctgtacagaacctctgaaagggatactggttgaaggtaacttctgacaattggttcggtgcagctaaacagtgcacaacaagatgtctcaatgtaaacacaagataccgtgaatacaatctgtgattgcatactgcggaactgtctatctacaccagccagtttctccgtatatatagacctcccCTGAGccgtgctcagtctgatcagtacCCTGATCACACTGATCAGTATTCCTGTACTGTGATTGGCTCTCCTAGGTGTTTGTGTGCTAATGATTGGTCTGTGGTGCGCCCCGCGCCCCACCAAGTGTCAAGCCGCGACATCAGCCCCCATTCCCAACTTGAGCTGTAATAGTCCACTGCATGATGTTAAACGCCAGCTTAAATGGGGCCTCGGGGCAAGGGAAAACATTTGATCATCCGCTACTCGATATCTCAATGCCGAAGCACTAAGCGTTGTTGCTGCACCTTACAAGCCCACTCTTGTAGTCGGTAAGCCCGGTAGCCGCGAATGTTTCAGCATCTCGGCGAACATCCGTCGAGAAAACACCAAAGATTGACCGATTGGAGCGCTTCGTGAGCAATCTTTACACGCGCTTCTATGCACCCCACATTACCAACGTAACATTGGCGTTGCAACGACTACCTTGCCCTGGCCTGACGTTGGCAAGCTCCGGCTTGGCACTACCTTGACCTTGATATCTTTGCCTAATCCATCACGGCAAACGAGCCGCAATGCTCCGTTCGGAAATTCAGTTCAAGCGAAAAGGCCATGGTATGacagagggaaaggggagggagagataAAAGGAGGAGACAGTCGCCCTCCGGACCATCAGCATGTCTGGTTCTGACGAGTTCTCTTCTCCGGCAAACCAACCCCGTTCGCATCAGTCAACATGATCACCATCGGCACCCTCGctctcgccctcctcaccgccaccCAGGCGGTCGAGGCCCAGTCCTCCGGCTGCGGCAAGGCGCCCCCGTCCTCGGGCACCAAGACCATGACCGTCAACGGCAGGCAGAGACAGTACATCCTCCAGCTGCCCAACAACTACGACCGCAACAAGCAGCACCGTGTCGTCATTGGATACCACTGGCGTGATGGCTCCATGAACGATGTTGCCAGCGGTGGCTTCTACGGTCTTCGTCAGTTGGCCGGTGACAGCACCATCTTTGTTGCCCCCAACGGCTTGAACGCCGGTTGGGCCAACAACGGTGGCGAGGATATCACCTTCACCGACCAGATTGTTACTATGCTCAAGAACGACCTCTGCGTTAACGAGGGCGAGTTCTTTGCTACCGGCTGGAGTTACGGCGGTGCCATGAGTCATAGCGCTGCCTGCTCTCGTCCTGGTACGTATCCTCGCCTCCATGACGAAGCCATAACCCAAAATTCGTCTTGCTAACTTGATACCTCACCAGACGTCTTCAAGGCCGTAGCCGTCATTGCCGGCGCCCAGCTCTCGGGCTGCAGCGGCGGCAACTCCCCCGTCGCCTACCTCGGTATGCACGGCGCCGCCGACAAcgtcctccccatctccatggGCCGTCAGCTCCGCGACAAGTGGCTCCAGACCAACGGCTGCACCTCCAAGAACGCCCCCGAGCCCTCGTCCGGCCAGCAGAACCACATCAAGACCGAGTACTCGTGCACTCGCGCCGCCGTCACCTGGATtgccaacggcggcggccaCGTCCCCGACCCGAGCGGCAGCAACGGCGTCAAGTTCGCCCCCGGCGAGACCTGGTCCTTCTTCAACGCTgccgtcggtggtggtggtggcaaccccaacccccagccccagcctACTACCGCCCCTACTAATCCCCAGCCTACCCAGCCTACTAACCCTGGCAACCCTGGTGGAAACTGTGCGCCGAGATGGGCGCAGTGTGGTGGTCAGGGATGGAACGGCCCTACTTGCTGCGAGAGCGGGAGCACTTGCCGTGCTTCTAACCAGTGGTACTCTCAGTGCCTTTGAGTTTCGGGGGTAGTGCGGTGGAGCATGTCTTGATGGGTCTAGTAATCATAGTTTCATTCAATAACAATGGAAAATACCAGACGCCTCAAGATCACCCATTCAACTTTGCCCGAGTGTGTAGTACTTGTTGTTTAAATATCGAAGAGAGTAAGGTAGTCCTGGGCGGATATGCAGGATTTCGGGTGGAAGTATGGGCAAAATTATTATGTCGAGTTCTAAGAATAGGGGGTACCAATTATGAAGCGAAATTCTCGTCAGAAATAAACATTAAAAGTTGACCGTCTCAATGACTGGATCTGCCATAGCCTTGATAAGGTGAGAAAGGTTTAAACAGCCCTGATACCACCATCCGCATGACCCTGATCCGTATCCTGTCGCCGCGGAGAAGCAGGCGATTGCTGACCTGGACTCATCGTCGGCCCGATGATCACAGTCCCAGAACCTACCACAGGTCCAAGAACTGCATTTAGGTTTCCCAAGACCGGCCCCCGCGTGGCAGCTGTTGTCCCGCTGTTCATCGAATGCCCATCACTGACacttgaggaaggagggcCGGGATAAACTGGCAAAGGTGTGTCATCCTGCTCCACCTGCTCTCTCGCGCGAGTTCCCCCATTAGCGCTAgccctaccaccaccactacctcCTCCATTGCCGCCTCCATTATCTCCTCCAGCATTTCCCATCTCAATTCTTTCCTCCACACTAACCGGCTTTTTAGGCCCCAGCCAGCGCTCAGGATACTTGTGTCGAAACCCCCACAGAAGCCATAGCTTAATCTTCAACCAAAACGACATCTCCTTCCACTGCTTGCTCAGTTCCTCCTGGTCCTCGGCGTTCCTCCCGACTTCGTATTTGGTGACAAAGATCATGAGCAACGTCGTAATAAACCACCAGCATACCGTGCCGCACCGAAGAGCCCACCggcccaacatcaacctcctgaACCAGAAAATATTTTCAATAAAGCCGAGAACAAAGAGGGCTCCGACGATGGTAATCATGACGGCGGTCCCTTCTTCGATTTTGCTGCAGCGTCCGAAAGCCTGATGTGGACAATTTTTGATCCGCGGATCCTCTTCGCCTGGCAGGTAACATTGTTTAAGGTAGTACTCGATGCCCCATGCATACGAATCTCTCAGTGCCTCGATGGGCGCTGGCGCAATGTCGGTTGGTTGTACGTGTAACGTCGCAGATGTGTAGTAGGAGGTTTCGGTGAGTGTCACATAGTTGTCGGCGGACAAAGCCCAAGTAGTTCTTGTGGATGTAACAATAGTAGGTTCTTCGGCGCTGGCCTTCGGGCCCAGAATAGTGGTGAGCTCTCTTGGAAGTCGTCCAAACTCCTCGAGGTTGATCGCTGTCGTGTATTCCAAGGGGGTTGGACAGGTGGTCGGGGCGGTGTATGTCAGGTTGACAAGCCATTTTGTCGTTCCCTCCGCCGTGTGGGTGTAATAGTAGTCGAAGGAGCCCGCCTCCAGCTCGGAGGGGGGGAGCGCGCCAGCAGGATAATAAACCTCGAGTACCTCCAAATCCCACCCGTTGTAAGTCTCAGTCGAGGTTTTTATCGGTGTTGCGTCGGGTGGCTGGGTTGTATGTGTGGCCAACCAAGGATATCCAAGTCGCGTTGTGGTGCATGGTTGATTCGTTGCACCAGACTCGTCGCACCCAGAAGGCAAGGCAACTGGGTTTAGGACATATATTTGTGTGGCAGTCCAGAACCTCGCCGCTGCTATTGGGTACAGGCTGGCTGTTACCACCAACCTGGCTAAAAGGCCTATCCGTGCCATGGTGAAATGTTACTGGTCGAAGCACTGACACCAAAAGTGAAGGGTCACGATCAAGGGTGGCCCTCTGGCGCATTTAAGACGAACACCTCAGGCGTCCTGAGTCAAGCAAGCCCAACCAACACTGTCAGCTCAGCCCTCTTATTATTGGACCTCGGCAAGGCGAATATCAAGGGTTGGTTCTCGGCACAAAGCTTGGTGGCTTCACGGGAGAAGCGAAATGAGGGAGCCAACTTGACACTAACAGAGCGTCAGCTATTTTACATGGAGACGCGATAGTATTGACACTGCCAAGCTAGCCCCGCCAAAGTAGGTTAGCATGAAGGCTTTCTTTTCGCTCTCGATCCAATGAACAAATTGCATATGCCCTGCACGGTTCTTATGTTTTCCATGGCGCGGGAACATGCTGGCATGCTGCGCCACAGATAAAGTTGACTTCAAACCTAACCCTGATTATGACAattacccctgaaccccttaATGGAAGACGCAGGACATAGCAATGAGCTTGAACACAAACAATAGTAGTGCTCATCTACAATCTCTCACACTATGTACCATCTCACCGGATTTGCCGCTGACGAACGACACTTTCTATCCGATCAAAGGCCTAC from Podospora pseudocomata strain CBS 415.72m chromosome 3, whole genome shotgun sequence includes:
- a CDS encoding hypothetical protein (COG:S; EggNog:ENOG503NX9U; antiSMASH:Cluster_2), whose translation is MTTTEACRGLRRIVPVDDAPDDPTIDIIAIHGLGTESPRTWEFKKRNGDGVVNWLSDADMLPAALPKACIYTYDWNANYFANAPVQTLLGHADTLLGLIAEGRGSQTRPIIFVASCFGGLILAEVINRAAQEGSAYRHILISTVGIVFLATPFHGSDAAKQAQWQVLVAGIMGKQASDQLIKDLEQKHDFVRQRVQKFAEIANAEAVRLPLNCFFETRKTKILKRILPSEWANRLSIGITRKILVTESSACLHGFPRRGLDATHSGMNKFKGPECPNFKLVKDAVQQFAGNASDVLKRRENSIVKGHWIVRFGRNKEFVGRESILEDLLKRVLPSGDEDDCQRTAIEGLGGVGKTQIALETAYRIRDVQPECSVFWVPAVDATAFENAYRAIGQQLKVPGIDEEKADVKALIKSVLGRESMGNWLLIIDNADDEKLLFGDTALTDYLPFSRKGSILFTTRNHKLGLRLVESENHIIAVEEMSKDEALKLLGKNLKGSQMSDTRSNSALLEFLTNLPLAIRQASAYMAKEQISTARYLKLCKSSDENMVKLLSSHFDDRHRYKNIQNAVATTWLISFQQISDHDALAADCLRFLCFLAGKDIPHSLLPPAGTLETVEAIGTLKAYAFISQQNESDSYDIHRLVQISMLSWLDGKGERQEWTAKVLERLDDIFPWPKHENREEWIRYLPHTQHALQLRKRTDDEEATTGLLSKVGESFRSLGKYKEAEQMHRQALQLREKVLGKEHPDTLSSMSNLASVLDSQGKYEEAEQMHRQELQLREKVSEIR
- a CDS encoding hypothetical protein (COG:O; EggNog:ENOG503NYZ8; CAZy:CE1; antiSMASH:Cluster_2) is translated as MITIGTLALALLTATQAVEAQSSGCGKAPPSSGTKTMTVNGRQRQYILQLPNNYDRNKQHRVVIGYHWRDGSMNDVASGGFYGLRQLAGDSTIFVAPNGLNAGWANNGGEDITFTDQIVTMLKNDLCVNEGEFFATGWSYGGAMSHSAACSRPDVFKAVAVIAGAQLSGCSGGNSPVAYLGMHGAADNVLPISMGRQLRDKWLQTNGCTSKNAPEPSSGQQNHIKTEYSCTRAAVTWIANGGGHVPDPSGSNGVKFAPGETWSFFNAAVGGGGGNPNPQPQPTTAPTNPQPTQPTNPGNPGGNCAPRWAQCGGQGWNGPTCCESGSTCRASNQWYSQCL
- a CDS encoding hypothetical protein (COG:S; EggNog:ENOG503P6XS; antiSMASH:Cluster_2), whose product is MARIGLLARLVVTASLYPIAAARFWTATQIYVLNPVALPSGCDESGATNQPCTTTRLGYPWLATHTTQPPDATPIKTSTETYNGWDLEVLEVYYPAGALPPSELEAGSFDYYYTHTAEGTTKWLVNLTYTAPTTCPTPLEYTTAINLEEFGRLPRELTTILGPKASAEEPTIVTSTRTTWALSADNYVTLTETSYYTSATLHVQPTDIAPAPIEALRDSYAWGIEYYLKQCYLPGEEDPRIKNCPHQAFGRCSKIEEGTAVMITIVGALFVLGFIENIFWFRRLMLGRWALRCGTVCWWFITTLLMIFVTKYEVGRNAEDQEELSKQWKEMSFWLKIKLWLLWGFRHKYPERWLGPKKPVSVEERIEMGNAGGDNGGGNGGGSGGGRASANGGTRAREQVEQDDTPLPVYPGPPSSSVSDGHSMNSGTTAATRGPVLGNLNAVLGPVVGSGTVIIGPTMSPGQQSPASPRRQDTDQGHADGGIRAV